One region of Aerosakkonema funiforme FACHB-1375 genomic DNA includes:
- a CDS encoding radical SAM protein, which produces MTEMGKSHRIGLVELPALKLIDPNGIQRNQCNQYEPLLSKLVLLASMQGGGFDAQLVNLRDGNYEEEYGTVMWKGMRLSKRYVGKQISTLDPQSYDAWGVTNNYMQYRDLAFMVIRHLVSGGKPVVVGGSDAIADPELYLQAGATAIVTDKSGGANWPIFEYVLGLPMREGLSGVILADGTRYHLRLPPMHPQDWPLPSLDVVKQCLGKEYWAPESEIPIFPMGSVFVDLGCDRKCDFCQTPTYGTGYRRMSTERALKWFELQKEAGAKSVMSYSDQFLGRVLFNEGRQEVLDITKGVRELGLPILWPNGLEIRKATLGRGYDRHSEDLTPDYELVEALWGWDGKVGCYEAFIPAERPIFGRESYAKLLPWQQHCEMLRAIVRAGVPRIYYGVILGLPEDSQETMLRLEEVFWELSEELKTINPSVSFHIAPTTIRPIPGTPQGQNIRSSGLLRFEDPAIVGEFMTACADTHYMTYEEVSDWQYRLACIGDTRMTGVGRMVNAVREKAAV; this is translated from the coding sequence ATGACGGAAATGGGAAAAAGTCACCGGATTGGACTGGTGGAATTACCAGCGCTAAAGCTAATTGACCCAAATGGCATCCAAAGGAATCAATGCAACCAGTACGAACCTTTGCTTTCCAAACTGGTTTTGCTGGCAAGTATGCAAGGGGGAGGCTTCGATGCCCAACTGGTAAACCTGCGCGATGGCAACTACGAAGAAGAATACGGTACGGTGATGTGGAAAGGGATGCGCCTTTCCAAAAGATATGTGGGTAAACAGATTTCTACTCTCGACCCACAATCATACGACGCCTGGGGCGTGACAAATAACTATATGCAGTACCGCGACCTCGCGTTTATGGTAATTCGCCATCTAGTCAGTGGTGGAAAACCTGTAGTGGTTGGGGGAAGCGATGCCATTGCAGATCCGGAACTGTATCTGCAAGCGGGAGCGACTGCCATAGTCACAGATAAATCCGGTGGGGCAAATTGGCCGATTTTCGAGTACGTGCTGGGCTTGCCGATGCGAGAGGGTCTCTCAGGAGTCATCTTAGCAGACGGTACTCGCTACCATTTGCGCCTACCGCCGATGCACCCGCAAGATTGGCCGCTGCCGTCATTGGATGTAGTCAAGCAATGTTTGGGGAAAGAATACTGGGCACCAGAGAGCGAAATACCTATATTTCCAATGGGTTCGGTGTTTGTGGATTTAGGATGCGATCGCAAATGCGACTTCTGTCAGACGCCCACTTACGGCACAGGCTACAGAAGAATGTCCACGGAAAGAGCGCTCAAATGGTTCGAGCTTCAAAAAGAAGCAGGTGCCAAATCGGTAATGTCGTACTCAGACCAATTCCTGGGGCGGGTACTGTTTAATGAGGGAAGACAAGAAGTTCTCGACATCACCAAGGGAGTTCGCGAACTGGGACTGCCGATACTCTGGCCTAATGGTCTGGAAATCAGGAAGGCAACGCTAGGAAGGGGTTACGATCGCCACAGCGAGGATCTGACACCAGATTACGAACTGGTAGAAGCTCTCTGGGGATGGGATGGCAAAGTAGGCTGTTATGAAGCTTTTATTCCGGCAGAACGTCCGATTTTTGGCCGGGAATCCTACGCGAAGCTGCTACCTTGGCAACAGCACTGCGAAATGCTGCGGGCAATTGTGCGTGCAGGTGTTCCTCGGATCTACTACGGTGTGATCCTGGGCTTACCAGAAGACAGCCAGGAAACTATGTTACGTCTGGAAGAAGTTTTCTGGGAACTCTCCGAAGAACTCAAGACAATTAATCCATCAGTGAGTTTCCATATTGCTCCGACGACAATAAGGCCCATACCAGGAACGCCGCAGGGACAAAACATCCGGAGTTCGGGTCTTTTACGCTTTGAGGACCCGGCAATCGTGGGCGAGTTTATGACAGCTTGCGCTGATACTCACTATATGACCTATGAGGAAGTTTCCGATTGGCAATACCGTCTAGCTTGTATCGGCGATACCCGTATGACTGGGGTAGGTCGGATGGTAAACGCTGTTCGCGAAAAGGCAGCGGTTTAG